One Dethiobacter alkaliphilus AHT 1 DNA window includes the following coding sequences:
- the fdhF gene encoding formate dehydrogenase subunit alpha, whose translation MVTLFIDDIEVSIEEGSTVFEAAEKAGIYIPTLCHHPDLFTFGGCRVCMVEANGKLVTACRAPVKDGMVVQTDVEGARKVQRMVVELMLTKHNEDCQTCAKDSNCKLQEVANYVGITPDRMAMLRRSVPEVAIDESNPFFNLDRTRCILCGICIRTCEQINGVAALDFGFRGEHTAVVTMGNKQMAESTCESCGECMERCPTGALARKDDERPNREVKSVCGYCGVGCGIHLGVRGDRVVSVRGDKENPVNSGQLCVKGRFGYNFINHEDRLTTPLIKRDGEFVEASWDEALDLVSSKFKEIIEESGPKALGGISSARCTTEDNYAFAKLIRSLGTNNLDHCARLUHAPTVAGLATVLGSGAMTNTIGEVEDANAIFVIGSNTTENHPIIGYRIRKAVRKGARLIVADPREIRLADVADIYMPLRPGTDVALINGMLHVILKEELVDSEFIANRTEGFEEMKAVVEKYTPEYASEITGVPADDIVAAARIYAEADSASVLYTMGITQHTSGTDNVLSLANLVMSTGNFGKPHAGLNPLRGQNNVQGACDMGALPTVITGYQPVADENVRAKFEKAWGVSLPDKPGMTMTEMFHAAADDRIRAMYIMGENPLLSDPDGSHICDCLEKMDFLVVQDIFLTETAELADVVLPAATFAEKDGTFVNTERRVQRVRRALKPRGESKPDWEIMQMLAKKCGFDWNYESAEQIFAEIAQLTPSYAGISFERLENGGVQWPCPAPDHPGTQYLHAGKFSRGLGKFSPVEYRLSSEQADEEYPFLLTTGRSLYQYHTGTMTRKTEGLNQFHQEELMEINPADASALGVGEDDSVTVTSRRGTVKSRVHVTDRVQPGVVFMTFHFSETASNLLTNPEVCHVAKTPELKVCAVRVEKAS comes from the coding sequence ATGGTTACACTCTTTATTGATGATATCGAGGTTAGTATAGAAGAGGGGTCTACGGTTTTTGAAGCCGCAGAAAAAGCAGGCATTTATATCCCCACCCTCTGTCACCATCCTGATTTATTCACATTTGGTGGCTGCCGGGTTTGCATGGTTGAAGCCAATGGCAAACTGGTAACAGCCTGCCGTGCTCCTGTAAAAGATGGGATGGTTGTCCAGACTGATGTTGAGGGTGCACGCAAGGTGCAGCGTATGGTTGTGGAGTTGATGCTGACAAAGCATAATGAAGACTGCCAGACCTGTGCAAAAGATAGCAACTGTAAGCTCCAGGAAGTAGCTAACTATGTTGGGATTACCCCTGACAGGATGGCTATGCTGCGCCGTTCTGTTCCTGAAGTAGCAATTGATGAAAGCAACCCGTTTTTTAATCTCGACCGTACCCGCTGCATTTTATGTGGAATCTGTATTCGTACCTGTGAGCAGATAAACGGTGTGGCAGCTCTTGATTTTGGCTTCCGTGGGGAGCATACCGCTGTAGTTACTATGGGTAACAAGCAGATGGCCGAGTCAACCTGCGAATCCTGCGGCGAATGTATGGAGCGCTGCCCGACCGGTGCATTGGCGCGTAAAGATGACGAGCGTCCTAACCGTGAAGTTAAGTCTGTATGTGGATACTGCGGCGTGGGCTGCGGCATTCACCTGGGTGTCCGCGGTGACCGGGTTGTATCTGTCCGGGGCGATAAGGAAAACCCTGTTAACAGCGGTCAGCTCTGTGTTAAGGGTCGTTTTGGCTATAACTTTATTAATCATGAAGACCGCCTGACCACACCCCTTATTAAGCGTGACGGGGAGTTTGTGGAAGCATCCTGGGACGAAGCACTTGATCTGGTTTCGTCTAAGTTTAAGGAAATTATCGAGGAGTCTGGACCAAAAGCATTGGGCGGTATTAGCTCTGCCCGCTGCACCACAGAGGATAACTATGCCTTTGCAAAGCTTATCCGCTCACTGGGGACAAATAATCTAGATCATTGCGCCCGACTCTGACACGCCCCCACCGTGGCCGGTCTGGCCACCGTACTTGGTAGTGGCGCAATGACAAACACTATTGGTGAAGTGGAAGATGCGAACGCTATTTTCGTTATCGGTTCCAACACCACCGAAAACCACCCGATTATCGGGTACAGAATTCGCAAAGCTGTTAGAAAGGGCGCCAGGCTGATTGTAGCCGACCCCCGCGAGATCCGTCTTGCTGATGTGGCAGATATTTATATGCCCCTCAGGCCGGGTACTGATGTTGCCCTCATTAACGGCATGCTGCATGTCATCCTCAAAGAAGAATTGGTGGACAGCGAGTTTATCGCTAACCGCACCGAAGGTTTTGAGGAAATGAAAGCAGTAGTTGAAAAATATACTCCTGAATACGCTTCTGAAATTACAGGTGTGCCGGCTGATGACATTGTTGCGGCTGCCAGAATCTATGCAGAAGCTGACAGCGCTTCAGTTCTCTATACCATGGGAATTACCCAGCATACCAGCGGTACAGATAACGTGCTTTCTCTGGCCAACCTGGTTATGTCCACCGGCAACTTTGGCAAGCCCCATGCCGGATTAAATCCTCTGCGTGGTCAGAACAATGTGCAGGGTGCCTGTGATATGGGAGCTCTGCCTACCGTTATTACCGGTTACCAGCCGGTAGCCGATGAAAATGTCCGTGCTAAGTTTGAAAAAGCATGGGGAGTCAGCCTGCCTGATAAGCCCGGCATGACTATGACGGAAATGTTCCATGCGGCAGCAGATGATCGTATCCGCGCCATGTATATTATGGGTGAAAACCCGCTCTTAAGTGATCCCGACGGCAGCCACATTTGTGATTGTCTTGAGAAGATGGATTTCCTGGTAGTTCAGGACATCTTCCTGACAGAGACTGCAGAGTTAGCTGACGTGGTGTTGCCTGCCGCAACCTTTGCTGAAAAAGACGGTACTTTTGTAAATACAGAGCGCCGTGTCCAGCGTGTTCGTCGTGCTTTAAAGCCCCGTGGCGAAAGCAAGCCCGACTGGGAAATCATGCAAATGCTGGCGAAGAAGTGCGGCTTTGACTGGAATTATGAGTCTGCCGAGCAGATATTTGCTGAAATTGCCCAGTTAACTCCCAGCTATGCCGGGATTAGTTTCGAACGCCTGGAAAACGGCGGAGTACAGTGGCCCTGCCCTGCTCCTGATCATCCTGGCACACAATATCTGCATGCCGGCAAATTCAGCCGTGGCCTTGGTAAGTTTAGCCCGGTGGAGTATCGGCTTTCGTCAGAACAGGCAGATGAGGAATATCCATTCCTGCTCACTACAGGACGCAGCCTCTACCAGTATCATACCGGTACTATGACACGTAAGACAGAAGGGTTAAACCAGTTCCATCAAGAGGAACTGATGGAAATCAACCCTGCAGATGCCAGTGCCCTTGGAGTGGGAGAAGATGACTCTGTAACGGTCACCTCTCGACGTGGCACTGTAAAGTCCAGAGTTCATGTCACAGACCGTGTTCAGCCTGGAGTGGTATTCATGACCTTCCACTTCTCAGAAACAGCATCTAACCTGCTGACAAATCCTGAGGTTTGCCACGTTGCAAAAACACCTGAATTAAAAGTCTGTGCTGTTCGCGTAGAAAAAGCATCATAA
- a CDS encoding transposase, with translation MARRRRIHYPGAIYHIITRGNNKNKIFSDEQDYKKQLLIYKDHLAPFEIDVLSYALLPNHTHLLAQVGNYELGYFMKMVQQRYTQYYNKKTNSVGHVYQGRYTAFLVKDLFYLKQLIAYINLNAKKANLEQVLGQYRWTSHYEIVNNKPFILNKAKLLRHFDNDYSKAMSEYLALLSADSNFDPEIDDYYEKDESGIAIPKNKEVVVRSLDDLAMWVAWHFNIEPRFITFSSKARNIVMARRVLIFLARYYFSIPGKEVAEFLSMTEQYVAVTTQKAWMNKDTETKKIAEAIWCEMLND, from the coding sequence ATGGCAAGAAGAAGGAGAATTCACTATCCTGGTGCAATCTATCATATAATTACTCGCGGTAACAACAAAAATAAAATTTTTTCCGATGAACAGGACTACAAAAAACAGTTACTGATATATAAGGATCATCTTGCTCCTTTTGAAATCGATGTCCTGTCGTACGCACTTTTGCCTAATCATACTCATTTGTTAGCGCAGGTCGGTAATTATGAGCTGGGTTATTTCATGAAGATGGTTCAGCAGAGGTATACGCAGTACTACAACAAAAAAACTAATTCTGTAGGACATGTGTATCAGGGGCGTTATACCGCGTTTCTGGTTAAAGACCTGTTCTATCTTAAACAACTGATTGCGTATATTAACTTAAATGCAAAGAAAGCTAATCTTGAACAAGTGCTGGGGCAGTATCGGTGGACAAGCCACTATGAGATAGTTAATAACAAGCCGTTTATTCTCAACAAAGCCAAACTGCTACGTCACTTTGACAATGATTATAGTAAAGCAATGAGTGAATATCTGGCTCTGTTGTCGGCGGATTCGAATTTTGATCCTGAAATTGATGATTATTATGAAAAAGATGAAAGTGGCATAGCGATACCTAAGAATAAGGAAGTTGTAGTGCGCAGTTTAGATGATTTAGCAATGTGGGTTGCTTGGCACTTCAATATTGAACCCAGATTTATAACATTTTCATCTAAGGCTCGGAACATAGTAATGGCCCGGCGCGTGCTTATCTTTTTAGCGCGATATTACTTTAGTATTCCCGGCAAAGAAGTGGCGGAATTTCTCTCAATGACAGAGCAGTATGTGGCGGTCACCACGCAAAAAGCCTGGATGAACAAAGACACAGAGACGAAAAAAATCGCTGAAGCTATATGGTGTGAGATGTTAAATGATTAA
- the fdhD gene encoding formate dehydrogenase accessory sulfurtransferase FdhD → MINNIKPDPQEERRIWRFDVEGVRQMDDVVIREVPLTIYLNGQEFVTLLYTPEMADMLAVGFLRSEGLVKDFGDITSLRFDGERGFIFVETKNGGLTEKLYGKRTITSGCGKGTVFFSVLDALKNKPVESGLSITYEQVLGLVRQLQENAVLFQATGGIHSAALCHPDGVVYTCEDIGRHNAVDKIIGLCLKNSVSLEDKVLVTSGRISSEILIKTAKLGIPVLLSRAAPTTLSVELADTLGVTLIGFARGRRFNVYTHPERVQINEVIGGNEGEDN, encoded by the coding sequence ATGATTAATAACATTAAACCTGACCCCCAGGAGGAGAGGCGCATTTGGCGGTTTGATGTTGAGGGTGTGCGCCAGATGGATGATGTGGTGATTCGTGAGGTGCCGCTGACCATCTACCTTAATGGGCAGGAGTTTGTTACCCTTTTATATACGCCGGAGATGGCGGATATGCTGGCGGTGGGTTTTTTGCGCTCAGAAGGGCTGGTTAAAGATTTTGGTGATATTACTTCGCTTCGCTTTGACGGTGAGCGGGGGTTTATTTTTGTGGAAACGAAAAACGGCGGTTTGACGGAGAAGCTTTATGGGAAACGTACTATTACATCCGGCTGCGGCAAGGGAACGGTGTTTTTTAGTGTACTGGATGCCCTGAAAAATAAGCCGGTGGAGTCTGGGCTTTCCATTACATATGAGCAGGTTCTGGGGCTTGTCCGGCAACTGCAGGAAAATGCTGTTTTATTTCAGGCTACCGGCGGAATACATAGTGCAGCCCTTTGTCATCCCGACGGTGTGGTTTACACCTGCGAAGATATCGGCCGCCATAACGCGGTGGATAAAATTATCGGTTTATGTTTAAAGAATTCCGTGTCCCTGGAAGATAAAGTTTTAGTGACCAGCGGACGTATTTCCTCGGAAATCCTGATTAAAACGGCTAAACTGGGCATCCCTGTTCTTTTGTCAAGAGCGGCTCCTACCACGCTTAGTGTGGAGTTGGCGGATACTCTGGGTGTTACGCTAATTGGTTTTGCACGGGGGAGGCGTTTTAATGTTTACACACACCCTGAGCGTGTTCAGATAAATGAAGTTATTGGAGGCAATGAAGGTGAAGATAATTGA
- the ltaE gene encoding low-specificity L-threonine aldolase: MKIIDLRSDTVTKPTKAMRQAMMDAEVGDDVYGEDPTVNRLEEKSAELMGKEAALFVPTGSMGNQLALMVHCERGQEVICDADAHVFHYEMAAAGILSGVQLYPVTDLHNENGLGVLIDHIRPPLSYLPQTRLICLENTLNRGGGSVMPLEQMAVVYRLAREYKLKVHLDGARIFNAATALQCDVTDLSGYADSVMFCLSKGLGAPVGSILAGKNEFIEQARRYRKLLGGGMRQAGVLAAAGLVALDDIAQLSDDHENAVRLAEGLAKIEGLSVDLSKVQTNMVMAEIQELSVQEFLDRILEAGVAAGPMGPGRVRFVTHRDVTAADIDEALMRIGQAL; the protein is encoded by the coding sequence GTGAAGATAATTGATTTGCGCAGTGATACAGTAACCAAACCCACTAAGGCTATGCGGCAGGCAATGATGGATGCCGAGGTGGGCGATGATGTTTATGGTGAAGACCCAACGGTAAACCGCCTGGAAGAGAAGTCAGCAGAGTTGATGGGTAAGGAGGCAGCTCTTTTTGTCCCCACCGGCAGTATGGGAAACCAGTTGGCGCTGATGGTTCATTGTGAGCGGGGGCAGGAAGTGATTTGCGATGCCGATGCCCATGTGTTTCATTACGAAATGGCTGCAGCAGGCATTCTGTCCGGGGTGCAGCTCTACCCTGTGACGGACTTACATAATGAAAACGGCTTAGGCGTCTTGATTGATCATATCCGTCCTCCCCTTAGTTATTTGCCGCAGACCAGGCTGATTTGCCTGGAGAATACGCTAAACCGTGGCGGAGGCTCTGTGATGCCGTTGGAGCAGATGGCGGTGGTGTACCGGTTGGCCAGGGAATACAAGCTGAAGGTTCACCTGGACGGTGCGCGTATTTTCAATGCTGCTACCGCGCTGCAATGTGATGTGACGGATTTGAGTGGTTATGCGGACTCTGTGATGTTTTGCCTCTCCAAAGGCCTTGGGGCGCCGGTGGGTTCAATTTTGGCCGGCAAAAACGAGTTTATTGAACAGGCGCGCCGTTACCGTAAACTGCTGGGCGGCGGCATGCGCCAGGCGGGCGTATTGGCTGCTGCAGGGCTGGTGGCACTGGATGACATAGCACAGCTCTCAGACGATCACGAAAATGCTGTGCGGCTGGCTGAAGGCCTTGCAAAGATTGAAGGTTTATCTGTGGATCTCTCCAAAGTGCAGACTAATATGGTGATGGCAGAAATACAGGAATTATCGGTGCAGGAATTTCTGGATCGCATTTTAGAAGCCGGTGTGGCTGCCGGGCCTATGGGCCCCGGCAGGGTGCGGTTTGTAACGCACCGTGATGTGACGGCAGCTGATATTGATGAAGCCCTGATGCGCATTGGACAGGCCCTTTAG
- a CDS encoding Asp23/Gls24 family envelope stress response protein: MQVFALIGASGTGKSHRASYLAFKHNIPLIIDDGLLIHGSQVMAGKSAKREATKIGAVKRAIFHDDKHALEVKAEIKRAGADKILILGTSVKMAHRIAERLNLPAPQKIITIEEIASPRAINKARELRSKENRHVIPIPTFAIKKDFPGYLIDPLRSFWGKNHREDTKKVVIERSIVRPIYSSLGRFYIAEHVISEMVGFVAAKVPGVSRIRKIEVISKPDGASLEIEVNIYYRQNIPQVLQEVQRVVKEVIEHLTGFNLHSIQVTARRIDLPADLQDEPTA; this comes from the coding sequence ATGCAGGTATTTGCATTAATTGGCGCCAGCGGCACAGGAAAGTCCCACCGGGCTTCCTATCTGGCCTTTAAACACAATATTCCCCTCATCATCGATGACGGCTTGCTAATTCACGGCAGTCAGGTAATGGCCGGCAAATCTGCCAAACGGGAAGCCACCAAAATCGGCGCTGTTAAACGTGCCATTTTTCATGATGATAAACACGCCTTGGAAGTAAAAGCAGAAATTAAACGAGCAGGGGCAGATAAAATCCTTATCTTAGGCACCTCTGTAAAAATGGCACACCGTATTGCAGAGCGCCTGAACCTGCCTGCTCCCCAAAAAATCATTACCATTGAAGAAATTGCTTCCCCCCGGGCCATAAATAAGGCACGGGAGCTGCGCAGCAAAGAAAACCGGCATGTAATTCCCATTCCCACCTTTGCCATCAAAAAAGATTTTCCCGGATACTTAATAGACCCGCTACGATCTTTTTGGGGCAAGAATCATCGCGAAGATACTAAAAAAGTGGTAATTGAACGCTCCATTGTCCGCCCCATTTACAGCTCCCTGGGACGCTTCTACATCGCCGAGCATGTAATTTCTGAAATGGTTGGTTTTGTGGCGGCAAAGGTGCCCGGCGTCTCCCGAATCCGCAAAATTGAAGTAATCTCTAAACCGGACGGAGCCTCTCTGGAAATTGAGGTTAACATTTACTACCGGCAAAATATTCCTCAGGTCCTGCAGGAAGTGCAGCGCGTAGTTAAAGAAGTCATTGAACACCTGACCGGGTTCAACCTGCACTCAATCCAGGTTACCGCACGCCGCATTGATTTGCCTGCGGACCTGCAAGATGAGCCAACCGCCTAA
- a CDS encoding sigma 54-interacting transcriptional regulator: protein MILLSKIKVAVVGAGGEGSSVYRVLREIDNIQIIGVADINLASPGMILARKDKVFVTDSLEELVTKPEIDVIIEATGSSEVQRKIHKLKHQGTAVMEALAGNLLMSILQAKEELLEVKKLKSELWAILNSVQEAIEVADNSGLIKYTNPAFTRVTGIPEAQRVGKNIFEASPHGALAQALVKQKPVVGYRSKVGGSGVEVISNAAPILVEGEVEGAVVVFQPITDILKLMDELQKSTTIIENLYAKIDQITGSKYTFDDLTGSSKVFAATIDMAKKAAKSDSPVLLTGESGTGKELYAHAIHQASQRRGKPFIKIGCASVPEELLESELFGHEKGAFTGAVKTKLGKVELANGGTLFLDEIGEMNPYLQGKLMRLLQDQEFERVGGSETIRSDVRVITATNIDLKSLVRKGRFREELYFLLNVIELNLPPLRQRREDIPVLVEHFIGKLNRKLGKKVRGVAPDALQLLSGYDWPGNIRELENVIERAMVSVETEVIGRQHFSPYIGQFTNAETTQCTEIVPLDKMEQMMLKAALARYGESLEGKKKAAQALNISLATLYNKLKKYKASM, encoded by the coding sequence ATGATTTTATTGTCAAAAATTAAAGTTGCAGTGGTGGGCGCAGGCGGTGAAGGCAGTTCGGTTTACCGTGTTTTACGGGAAATCGACAACATCCAAATCATTGGCGTTGCAGACATTAACCTGGCTTCTCCCGGAATGATACTTGCCCGCAAAGATAAGGTGTTTGTTACCGATAGCCTGGAAGAGTTGGTAACCAAACCTGAAATTGATGTGATTATTGAAGCAACGGGAAGCAGCGAAGTGCAGCGAAAAATCCATAAGCTCAAACACCAGGGTACTGCGGTGATGGAAGCTTTGGCCGGCAATCTCCTCATGTCTATTTTGCAAGCCAAAGAAGAGCTGCTTGAGGTTAAAAAACTAAAGAGTGAATTGTGGGCCATACTTAATTCTGTGCAGGAAGCCATTGAAGTGGCAGATAATTCAGGACTTATCAAGTATACTAACCCGGCATTTACACGTGTAACCGGTATCCCGGAAGCACAGCGGGTTGGAAAGAATATCTTTGAGGCCTCTCCCCATGGTGCTTTGGCCCAGGCTTTGGTCAAGCAGAAGCCGGTGGTGGGCTACCGTTCCAAAGTAGGCGGCTCCGGGGTTGAAGTTATTTCCAACGCCGCCCCCATTCTGGTGGAGGGTGAAGTGGAAGGCGCAGTGGTAGTTTTTCAGCCCATTACCGATATTCTCAAGCTGATGGACGAACTGCAGAAGAGTACCACCATCATTGAGAATCTGTATGCCAAAATTGATCAGATTACCGGCAGTAAATACACCTTTGACGACCTCACCGGATCCAGCAAGGTATTTGCCGCCACCATCGACATGGCCAAGAAAGCGGCCAAAAGTGATTCGCCGGTTCTGTTAACCGGGGAAAGCGGCACCGGTAAGGAGCTGTATGCCCATGCTATTCATCAGGCCAGTCAGCGGCGCGGCAAGCCGTTTATCAAAATCGGCTGCGCCTCGGTACCGGAAGAACTTTTGGAAAGTGAGTTGTTTGGCCATGAAAAGGGCGCATTTACCGGGGCGGTAAAAACCAAACTGGGTAAGGTGGAGTTGGCCAACGGCGGCACGCTGTTTTTGGATGAAATCGGCGAGATGAACCCGTATCTGCAGGGGAAACTGATGCGCCTTCTGCAGGACCAAGAGTTTGAACGGGTGGGCGGCAGCGAAACAATCCGCTCCGATGTGCGGGTAATTACCGCCACAAACATTGATTTGAAATCGCTGGTGCGCAAAGGGCGTTTCCGCGAAGAACTGTATTTTCTGTTGAATGTAATCGAGTTGAATTTACCGCCTCTTCGGCAGCGCCGCGAGGATATTCCCGTATTGGTGGAACACTTCATCGGCAAACTTAACCGCAAGCTGGGCAAAAAGGTGCGCGGTGTAGCCCCCGATGCTCTACAGTTGTTGTCCGGTTATGACTGGCCCGGAAACATCCGGGAATTGGAGAATGTAATTGAGCGGGCCATGGTTTCGGTGGAGACGGAAGTTATCGGGCGTCAGCATTTTTCACCGTACATTGGGCAGTTTACAAATGCAGAAACTACTCAGTGTACAGAAATTGTTCCTCTGGATAAAATGGAGCAGATGATGCTCAAAGCCGCATTGGCCCGGTACGGCGAATCACTGGAAGGAAAGAAGAAGGCAGCGCAGGCTTTAAATATTTCCCTGGCTACGCTATACAATAAGTTAAAAAAATACAAGGCCAGCATGTAA
- the sucC gene encoding ADP-forming succinate--CoA ligase subunit beta translates to MKLYEYMGKEQFAKYGIPVPEGGVASTPEEAAALTEKIGSVVVKSQVLSGKRGKAGGIGFTDDPAEAREFSAKLLGSELCGFTVDKVLVEQKLQIDKEFYLAITVDGAARKPIILASAQGGMDIEEVPEEHMVRQTLDVTIGMQPYMTRDITRRLGVTGGIAKQIQGILLKLYKLYVELDAELAEINPLVISGENVIAADAKVTIDDDSLFRHKDLPVVEERTDAEKKAHALGLSYVELEGNIAVMANGAGITMATLDLIQYYGGSAANFLDAGGGAGIEQTSKALELLLSKNPKAILINIFGGITRCDDVANAFAYVKKNIGIPVPVVIRLVGTNEDEGRAILKEVGIEAYQFMHEAASKAVEIAKGN, encoded by the coding sequence ATGAAGCTCTATGAGTACATGGGGAAGGAGCAGTTTGCCAAATATGGCATTCCTGTCCCCGAGGGCGGTGTGGCATCCACTCCGGAAGAAGCTGCTGCCTTAACAGAAAAGATCGGTTCCGTAGTTGTAAAGTCCCAGGTGCTAAGCGGTAAAAGAGGTAAGGCGGGAGGAATCGGATTTACCGATGACCCGGCCGAAGCCCGTGAATTTTCCGCAAAGTTGTTGGGCAGTGAGTTGTGCGGTTTCACCGTAGACAAGGTGCTGGTAGAACAGAAGCTGCAGATTGACAAAGAGTTCTATCTGGCCATCACCGTAGATGGTGCCGCCAGAAAACCCATTATCCTGGCTTCCGCCCAGGGCGGCATGGATATTGAGGAAGTGCCGGAAGAACATATGGTTCGCCAGACTTTGGATGTGACCATTGGTATGCAGCCCTACATGACCCGCGACATTACCCGGCGTCTTGGTGTAACCGGTGGCATTGCCAAGCAGATTCAGGGTATCCTGCTGAAGTTGTACAAGCTGTATGTGGAACTGGATGCCGAACTGGCTGAAATCAACCCGCTGGTCATCAGTGGCGAGAACGTAATTGCCGCCGATGCCAAGGTGACCATTGATGATGATTCCCTGTTCCGTCATAAGGATCTGCCGGTGGTGGAAGAGCGGACCGATGCTGAAAAGAAAGCCCACGCTCTTGGCCTGTCCTACGTTGAGTTGGAGGGCAACATTGCTGTAATGGCCAACGGTGCCGGTATCACCATGGCCACGCTGGATCTAATTCAGTACTATGGTGGGTCAGCCGCCAACTTCCTGGATGCCGGCGGCGGAGCCGGGATCGAGCAGACTTCCAAAGCATTGGAGTTATTGCTTTCCAAGAACCCCAAGGCCATCCTGATTAACATTTTTGGCGGTATTACCCGTTGTGATGATGTGGCCAACGCTTTTGCCTACGTGAAGAAGAACATTGGTATTCCTGTCCCGGTTGTAATCCGCCTGGTGGGCACCAACGAAGATGAAGGTCGCGCAATCTTAAAAGAGGTTGGCATTGAAGCTTATCAGTTTATGCATGAAGCAGCATCCAAAGCTGTGGAAATCGCCAAAGGTAATTAG
- the sucD gene encoding succinate--CoA ligase subunit alpha, translated as MAIYLYDDTQVLVQGMTGNQGSFHTRQMVKYGTKVVAGVSPGKGGQELDGIPVYDTVAAAVEKHRIDASILFIPAPFAKDAAFEAIDAGVKVLVMLPEHIPVQDAMEIMAFAKSRGTVVAGPNTFGVVSSGKCKIGIMPNQFFVPGDIGVVSRSGTLCYEIVGNLTAAGYGTSTVVGLGGDRVVGLNFIDVLQEMEKDPETKAIIMVGEIGGSAEEEAAEFIKANITKPVVAYLAGKSAPPGKRMGHAGAIIERGKGTFEGKVKALNAAGVPVAELPFQVPDLLAEALKR; from the coding sequence ATGGCAATTTATTTATATGACGACACACAAGTCCTGGTGCAGGGCATGACCGGTAACCAGGGATCTTTCCACACACGTCAGATGGTGAAGTACGGGACCAAAGTGGTGGCCGGTGTTTCACCGGGTAAAGGCGGTCAGGAATTGGACGGCATTCCGGTATATGATACCGTTGCTGCCGCGGTGGAAAAGCATCGCATCGATGCCTCCATCCTTTTTATTCCCGCACCTTTTGCCAAGGATGCGGCGTTTGAAGCCATCGATGCCGGCGTGAAAGTATTGGTAATGCTGCCTGAGCACATTCCGGTCCAGGATGCCATGGAAATTATGGCCTTTGCCAAGAGTCGCGGCACCGTTGTGGCCGGACCCAATACATTCGGTGTTGTATCTTCCGGTAAGTGTAAAATCGGCATTATGCCCAACCAGTTTTTTGTGCCCGGTGACATCGGTGTAGTTTCCCGTAGTGGAACACTGTGTTACGAAATCGTGGGTAACCTGACTGCGGCAGGCTATGGCACATCCACTGTGGTGGGCCTGGGCGGCGACCGTGTGGTGGGCCTGAACTTTATTGATGTGCTGCAGGAAATGGAAAAAGATCCGGAAACCAAGGCCATTATCATGGTTGGTGAAATCGGCGGCAGCGCAGAGGAAGAAGCGGCGGAATTTATTAAAGCCAATATCACCAAGCCTGTTGTAGCTTACCTTGCCGGTAAGAGTGCACCTCCCGGAAAACGGATGGGTCATGCCGGCGCCATCATTGAACGGGGTAAAGGTACCTTTGAGGGCAAAGTCAAAGCCTTAAACGCAGCGGGAGTGCCTGTGGCGGAGCTGCCTTTCCAGGTTCCCGATCTGCTTGCCGAAGCTTTAAAAAGATAA
- a CDS encoding cobalamin B12-binding domain-containing protein produces the protein MSEQRIRVLIAKAGLDGHDRGAKVISQALRDAGMEVIYTGLRQTPEQIVETAIQEDVQVVGLSSLSGAHMQLFPPVVQLLREQDAADVMVIGGGVIPTDDIPYLKEAGISEIFTPGTSTEDIVKYIKERV, from the coding sequence ATGAGCGAGCAACGAATCAGGGTTCTTATTGCCAAAGCCGGCCTCGACGGTCATGACCGCGGCGCCAAAGTGATCTCACAGGCGCTGCGTGATGCAGGCATGGAGGTAATCTATACCGGATTGCGGCAGACACCGGAGCAAATCGTGGAAACAGCCATCCAGGAAGACGTACAGGTTGTGGGTTTAAGCAGCTTAAGCGGAGCCCACATGCAGCTGTTCCCTCCTGTGGTGCAGCTTTTACGTGAACAGGATGCAGCGGATGTAATGGTAATTGGAGGCGGCGTAATTCCCACTGATGACATTCCTTACCTGAAAGAGGCGGGAATTTCGGAAATATTTACGCCGGGCACCTCCACAGAAGATATTGTCAAGTATATCAAGGAAAGAGTATAA